The Geobacter sp. AOG2 genome includes a window with the following:
- a CDS encoding cytochrome C, translating into MKTDVCKVILCLAIFMLPAAALAADAGNDACLACHGNREVVKNGGERLYLEAGKFASTSHALIGCTSCHDSVTAKHPHDGSRPNKARCKECHAPIQTEYAASLHGSKATCNDCHNPHEVKPSIAVSGEYLNGKCAKCHDKEKTVKSHSKWLTQADLHLDSLPCITCHTGSKNYVINMTIENKKPGEPHGDFKTAGYGELIALRPINGDISRLVDKNGDGLISLIELREFNHEARGKGMRLWGMMTPETVTHTYQINEKCWDCSFCHASGPKAMQTSYVEFPDRNGGVTRVAVEKGAILDILYGTPDFYMLGTTRSTTLNIVGALIIAGGMMMPIGHGTLRFLTRKNRKDH; encoded by the coding sequence GTGAAGACGGATGTCTGCAAAGTGATACTGTGCCTGGCGATTTTCATGCTGCCCGCCGCCGCGCTTGCGGCCGACGCGGGCAATGACGCCTGTCTCGCCTGCCACGGCAACCGGGAGGTTGTCAAAAACGGGGGCGAGCGGCTTTATCTGGAGGCGGGCAAGTTCGCCTCCACGTCCCACGCCCTGATCGGCTGCACCTCATGCCATGACTCGGTAACCGCGAAGCATCCCCATGACGGCTCCCGGCCCAATAAGGCCCGGTGCAAGGAATGCCACGCCCCCATCCAGACGGAATACGCCGCAAGCCTCCACGGCAGCAAGGCGACCTGCAACGACTGCCACAACCCCCACGAGGTCAAGCCGAGCATCGCCGTATCCGGCGAGTACCTGAATGGCAAGTGCGCCAAATGCCATGACAAGGAAAAGACCGTCAAAAGTCATTCCAAATGGCTCACCCAGGCGGATCTGCACCTGGATTCCCTTCCCTGCATCACCTGCCACACCGGCTCCAAGAATTACGTCATCAACATGACCATCGAAAACAAGAAGCCGGGCGAGCCCCACGGCGATTTCAAGACCGCCGGCTATGGCGAACTCATCGCTCTTCGGCCCATAAACGGGGATATCAGCCGACTGGTCGACAAAAACGGCGACGGCCTCATCTCCCTGATTGAACTGAGGGAGTTCAACCATGAAGCGCGCGGCAAGGGGATGCGGCTGTGGGGCATGATGACCCCGGAGACGGTAACCCACACCTATCAGATCAACGAAAAATGCTGGGACTGTTCCTTCTGCCACGCTTCGGGTCCCAAGGCGATGCAGACCAGCTATGTGGAATTTCCCGACCGAAACGGCGGCGTGACCAGGGTGGCGGTTGAAAAGGGCGCCATCCTCGACATCCTCTACGGCACGCCCGACTTCTATATGCTGGGAACCACCCGCAGCACCACCCTCAACATCGTCGGCGCGCTGATCATCGCCGGGGGGATGATGATGCCGATCGGGCACGGCACCTTGCGGTTTTTGACCAGAAAAAACAGAAAGGACCATTGA
- a CDS encoding cytochrome b/b6 domain-containing protein yields the protein MKHTEQIYLTPMPVRIWHWLNAFGIVTLCVTALQIRFPDYVNIFGTYKAAIRLHNTAGVVVSISYALWLIYYMFVARTMIKLYVPTLEDIKHGLFRQAFFYFFYYFLGRPNPHHSTPDSKFNPMQKAAYLVIMFILLPLVVISGYFLMYVAPLREIFVVVGGIKTLVSAHYLIACCFCAFLFVHIYLATLGHTPFAHFKPMWNGWEEEEVEDGVPEQAAGTETAAPAHAVGHHSGTEAA from the coding sequence ATGAAACACACCGAACAGATCTACCTCACCCCCATGCCGGTCAGGATCTGGCACTGGCTGAATGCCTTCGGGATCGTGACTCTCTGCGTAACCGCCCTGCAGATCAGGTTCCCCGACTATGTGAACATCTTCGGCACCTACAAGGCGGCCATCCGCCTCCACAATACCGCCGGAGTCGTGGTCTCCATATCCTACGCCCTCTGGCTCATCTACTACATGTTCGTGGCCCGCACCATGATCAAACTCTACGTCCCCACCCTTGAGGACATCAAGCACGGCCTGTTCCGCCAGGCGTTCTTTTACTTCTTCTATTACTTCCTGGGGCGTCCCAACCCGCACCACAGCACCCCGGACAGCAAGTTCAACCCGATGCAGAAGGCTGCATACCTGGTGATCATGTTCATCCTCCTGCCGCTGGTGGTCATTTCGGGCTATTTCCTGATGTACGTCGCCCCGTTGCGGGAGATCTTCGTCGTGGTGGGGGGGATCAAGACCCTGGTAAGCGCCCACTACCTGATCGCCTGCTGCTTCTGCGCCTTCCTGTTCGTGCACATCTATCTGGCGACCCTCGGCCACACCCCGTTTGCCCACTTCAAACCGATGTGGAACGGCTGGGAAGAGGAGGAGGTGGAAGACGGCGTTCCCGAGCAGGCGGCCGGAACGGAGACGGCAGCACCGGCCCACGCGGTCGGCCATCATTCCGGCACGGAAGCGGCGTAA
- a CDS encoding cytochrome c3 family protein — translation MRRNLIFSIILTFLVSGLIAQAVDIKDITFATEHAGKVVFSHKNHIRQKQMANNCKACHDTLYPFKKKATYTMADMEQGKSCGACHDGKSAFALKECARCHRVKEITYTVKATGTTRFSHQKHLVANPNCTTCHPALFAAGHNKPTTMAEMKQGKSCGACHDGKAAFSIDSCASCHPTKDQKYAIKGAGNVTFSHATHTGHYQCGSCHTKLYAIAHSKAKVSMKAMEKGKSCGACHNGKAAFSVKANCATCHKAG, via the coding sequence ATGCGTCGCAATCTCATCTTTTCCATCATCCTGACGTTTCTGGTCTCCGGTCTGATCGCCCAAGCCGTGGACATAAAGGACATCACCTTTGCCACCGAACATGCCGGCAAGGTCGTCTTCAGCCACAAGAACCATATCCGGCAAAAACAGATGGCCAACAATTGCAAGGCCTGTCACGACACCCTCTACCCGTTCAAGAAAAAGGCCACCTACACCATGGCCGATATGGAGCAGGGGAAATCGTGCGGCGCCTGCCATGACGGCAAAAGCGCTTTTGCCCTGAAGGAATGCGCCCGTTGCCACCGGGTGAAAGAGATCACCTACACGGTGAAAGCCACCGGCACGACCCGTTTCAGCCACCAGAAACACCTGGTCGCCAACCCCAACTGCACCACCTGTCACCCGGCGCTGTTCGCCGCCGGCCACAACAAGCCGACCACCATGGCGGAGATGAAGCAGGGGAAATCGTGCGGTGCCTGTCATGACGGCAAAGCGGCCTTCAGCATCGACAGTTGCGCTTCGTGCCACCCGACCAAGGACCAGAAATACGCCATCAAGGGTGCCGGCAACGTCACCTTCAGCCATGCGACCCATACCGGCCACTACCAGTGCGGCAGTTGCCATACCAAGCTCTACGCCATCGCCCACAGCAAGGCGAAGGTTTCCATGAAGGCCATGGAAAAGGGAAAATCATGTGGCGCCTGCCATAATGGCAAGGCGGCCTTCAGTGTCAAGGCCAACTGCGCCACCTGCCACAAGGCCGGCTGA
- a CDS encoding cytochrome C, whose product MFKTLAGRALVPVGIAVTGFVIVCFLLLYSVIRNVVNRDTVGCATNLADTILKSTRYAMLKSDREMLTTMIQNIGQQKGVEHIRVFNKKGIVNFSNRAEELDRQVDKKAEGCVGCHAGAIPSASLGRMEQTRTFTNGDGREVMAVMAPIYNEPECFNAPCHVHPPAQKVLGTLDIGLSREMLLKSLASIRNQMIIFTIMILVLTVGGVTALLRRSVFLPLQKLRRLAEQVEAGEHPEAHPSHFPRELDRIAQSLYNLSQKDYATDGDPAAREKGNVPKDS is encoded by the coding sequence ATGTTCAAAACCCTTGCAGGCCGAGCCCTCGTTCCGGTCGGGATAGCAGTCACGGGATTCGTCATCGTATGCTTCCTGCTCCTCTACTCGGTCATCAGGAACGTCGTCAACCGTGACACGGTCGGATGTGCCACCAACCTGGCCGACACGATCCTCAAATCGACCCGGTACGCCATGCTCAAGTCCGACCGGGAGATGCTCACGACGATGATCCAGAACATCGGCCAGCAGAAGGGGGTCGAGCACATCAGGGTCTTCAACAAGAAGGGGATCGTCAACTTTTCCAACCGGGCGGAGGAGTTGGACCGTCAGGTGGACAAGAAAGCCGAGGGGTGCGTCGGTTGCCATGCCGGCGCCATCCCCTCCGCCTCCCTGGGCCGGATGGAACAGACGCGCACCTTCACCAACGGCGACGGCCGGGAGGTCATGGCCGTCATGGCCCCCATCTACAACGAGCCGGAATGCTTCAATGCCCCCTGCCATGTCCACCCGCCGGCGCAGAAGGTGCTGGGGACCCTGGACATCGGGCTCTCACGGGAGATGCTGCTCAAATCCCTGGCGTCCATCCGCAACCAGATGATCATCTTCACGATCATGATCCTCGTCCTGACCGTCGGCGGGGTCACGGCGCTCCTGCGCAGGAGCGTCTTCCTGCCGTTGCAGAAACTGCGCCGCCTGGCCGAACAGGTGGAGGCGGGTGAACATCCCGAAGCCCATCCTTCCCACTTTCCCCGCGAGCTTGACAGAATCGCCCAATCCCTCTATAACCTGAGCCAGAAGGATTACGCCACCGATGGGGACCCGGCCGCCAGGGAAAAAGGAAATGTCCCGAAGGATTCATAG
- a CDS encoding menaquinol oxidoreductase — MTQTIDNQPATGMAPQQSQVELVEQQLRADVKHLNRFSSRGLWAFSLFILVCLTAWRDFPMLPLPDTVIAALGPPPPAHIISIVLLFYTFSAIILSLSRMTAGIEHKSSFCHVGYLTGFLLFYHFAKALDDNFWAVFGAGTTILAVESYRIWSFCRDALSRKAEQLEFIQRTGRVPPEED, encoded by the coding sequence ATGACACAGACCATTGACAATCAGCCGGCGACCGGCATGGCGCCGCAGCAGAGCCAGGTCGAGTTGGTCGAGCAACAACTCAGGGCTGACGTCAAGCACCTCAACCGCTTCTCCAGCAGGGGGCTGTGGGCTTTCTCCCTGTTCATACTGGTCTGCCTGACGGCATGGCGCGACTTCCCCATGCTCCCCCTGCCCGACACGGTCATTGCGGCCCTCGGCCCGCCGCCGCCGGCCCATATCATCAGCATCGTCCTTTTGTTCTACACCTTCTCCGCCATCATCTTAAGCCTCTCGCGCATGACGGCCGGCATCGAGCACAAAAGCAGCTTCTGCCACGTGGGCTATCTGACCGGTTTCCTGCTCTTCTACCACTTCGCCAAAGCCCTGGACGACAACTTCTGGGCCGTTTTCGGCGCCGGGACCACCATCCTGGCGGTGGAGAGCTACCGCATCTGGAGTTTCTGCCGGGATGCCCTGAGCCGCAAGGCCGAACAGCTCGAATTCATCCAGAGGACCGGCAGGGTCCCGCCGGAAGAGGACTAG
- the tsaB gene encoding tRNA (adenosine(37)-N6)-threonylcarbamoyltransferase complex dimerization subunit type 1 TsaB has protein sequence MNILSIDSSTNLASIAIAADDTIVAESLFRSDKALSARVLPEIEHMLAATGLTVNAIDLFACAVGPGSFTGVRAGVATIQGLALTTGKPCFGFSTLALVAMNFPLASLPVCPLLDARKNEVYAALYDCSSPLPSAIMADCVMGPEAFLDQLSAATQGPVIFAGDGAVRYREVIAAHLGERARFASTRHNVGHAGNGALLALHAWHNNATLEPARLLPVYLRPSEAEYAKLDRQKALSAK, from the coding sequence ATGAATATCCTCAGCATCGACTCCTCCACCAACCTGGCCAGCATCGCCATTGCAGCCGACGACACCATCGTCGCCGAATCTCTGTTCCGCTCCGACAAGGCCCTTTCGGCCCGGGTCCTGCCGGAGATCGAACACATGCTGGCCGCAACGGGACTTACGGTGAACGCGATCGACCTGTTCGCCTGCGCCGTGGGCCCCGGTTCCTTCACCGGCGTGCGGGCCGGCGTCGCCACGATCCAGGGGCTGGCCCTGACCACCGGCAAGCCCTGCTTCGGCTTCTCCACCCTGGCTCTGGTTGCCATGAACTTCCCCCTGGCCTCCCTGCCGGTTTGCCCCCTCCTGGACGCCCGCAAGAACGAGGTCTACGCCGCCCTGTACGACTGTTCCTCCCCCCTCCCCTCCGCCATCATGGCCGACTGCGTCATGGGACCGGAAGCGTTCCTGGACCAACTCTCCGCCGCCACCCAGGGTCCGGTGATCTTTGCCGGGGACGGCGCTGTCCGCTACCGCGAGGTCATCGCCGCGCACCTGGGTGAACGCGCCCGCTTCGCCTCCACCCGCCACAACGTGGGCCATGCCGGAAACGGCGCGCTCCTTGCCCTCCACGCCTGGCACAACAATGCCACCTTGGAACCGGCCCGGTTGCTGCCGGTCTACCTGCGCCCCTCCGAGGCGGAATACGCCAAACTGGACCGGCAGAAGGCACTGTCCGCCAAATAA
- the sucC gene encoding ADP-forming succinate--CoA ligase subunit beta: protein MNIHEYQAKEIFTTFGIPVPRSRVALTADQVERAAKEMGGHCVVKAQIYAGGRGKAGGVKVVHHPEQANDVAKELFGKKLVTPQTGPEGLKVRRILVEEAVEIAREFYLSITLDRATARYCLIASPEGGMDIEEVAHKSPEKIYVLTIDPLMGLRPYQARKIALALGLTGVVCEDCVELILNLYRCCLEKDCFLVEINPLVVTKAGWLLAMDGKVSFDDNAVYRHREYPDMVDYSQLDPLEINAGKYDLAYIKLNGSIGCMVNGAGLAMATLDVLKEFGGEPANFLDVGGGATREKVAEAFKIILEDCDVKAVFVNIFGGIMRCDVIAQGIIEAASEVQCHLPIVVRMDGSNVEEGKRLLMESGLNVQVGDNLGDGAERIVKMLGQGGK from the coding sequence ATGAACATTCATGAGTACCAGGCCAAGGAGATATTCACCACGTTCGGCATCCCGGTCCCCCGCAGCAGGGTGGCCCTGACCGCGGACCAGGTGGAACGGGCCGCCAAGGAGATGGGGGGCCACTGCGTGGTCAAGGCCCAGATTTATGCGGGCGGGCGCGGCAAGGCGGGGGGCGTCAAGGTCGTCCACCATCCGGAGCAGGCCAACGACGTGGCCAAGGAGCTGTTCGGCAAAAAGCTCGTCACTCCCCAGACCGGGCCGGAGGGGCTCAAGGTCCGCCGCATCCTGGTGGAGGAGGCGGTGGAGATCGCCCGGGAGTTCTACCTCTCCATCACCCTGGACCGGGCCACTGCGCGTTACTGCCTCATCGCCTCGCCGGAAGGCGGCATGGACATCGAGGAGGTGGCCCACAAGTCCCCGGAGAAGATCTATGTCCTGACCATCGACCCGCTCATGGGGCTGCGCCCCTACCAGGCCCGCAAGATCGCCCTGGCCCTGGGGCTGACCGGCGTGGTGTGCGAGGACTGCGTGGAACTGATCCTCAACCTGTACCGCTGCTGCCTGGAAAAGGACTGTTTCCTGGTGGAGATCAACCCCCTGGTGGTCACCAAGGCCGGATGGCTGCTGGCCATGGACGGCAAGGTGTCCTTCGACGATAACGCCGTGTACCGGCACCGGGAATACCCGGACATGGTGGACTACTCCCAGCTCGACCCGCTGGAGATCAACGCCGGCAAGTACGACCTGGCCTACATCAAGCTGAACGGCTCCATCGGCTGCATGGTCAACGGCGCGGGCCTGGCCATGGCCACCCTGGACGTGCTGAAGGAGTTCGGCGGCGAGCCGGCCAACTTCCTGGACGTGGGCGGCGGGGCAACGCGGGAAAAGGTGGCCGAGGCGTTCAAGATCATCCTGGAGGACTGCGACGTAAAAGCGGTCTTCGTCAACATCTTCGGCGGCATCATGCGCTGCGACGTCATCGCCCAGGGGATCATCGAGGCGGCCAGCGAGGTGCAGTGCCACCTCCCCATCGTGGTACGCATGGACGGCAGCAACGTGGAGGAAGGAAAACGCCTCCTCATGGAATCGGGGCTGAACGTGCAGGTGGGCGACAACCTGGGAGACGGCGCCGAACGGATCGTCAAGATGCTGGGACAGGGGGGCAAATAG
- the sucD gene encoding succinate--CoA ligase subunit alpha, whose protein sequence is MSILIDKNSKIVVQGITGRSGLFHTQQCRAYGTNIVAGVTPGKGGIHIDGIPVFNTVEEAVRYTQANVSMIFVPPPAAADAILEACAAELDLAVCITEGIPVRDMVLARSVQERSNTLLVGPNCPGVITPGQCKLGIMPGYIHKPGKVGVVSRSGTLTYEAVKQLTDMGLGQSTCVGIGGDPIIGMKFIDVLEQFNNDPNTEAVFMIGEIGGGAEEEAAYWIRENMKKPVAAFIAGITAPPGKRMGHAGAIITGGKGKAEDKIRTLNECGVVVAESPTKMGHAMKEALKAVAKPAPKPAAKKAKK, encoded by the coding sequence ATGTCTATATTGATCGATAAAAACTCCAAGATCGTCGTACAGGGAATCACCGGCCGCAGCGGCCTGTTCCACACCCAGCAGTGCCGCGCCTACGGCACCAACATCGTGGCCGGCGTCACCCCCGGCAAGGGGGGCATCCACATCGACGGCATCCCGGTGTTCAATACCGTGGAAGAGGCGGTGCGCTACACCCAGGCCAACGTCTCCATGATCTTCGTCCCGCCCCCCGCGGCGGCCGATGCCATCCTGGAGGCCTGCGCCGCCGAGCTGGACCTGGCGGTGTGCATCACCGAGGGGATTCCGGTGCGGGACATGGTCCTGGCCCGGTCGGTGCAGGAGCGAAGCAATACCCTCCTGGTGGGCCCCAACTGCCCCGGCGTCATCACCCCCGGCCAGTGCAAGCTGGGCATCATGCCGGGCTACATCCACAAACCGGGCAAGGTGGGCGTGGTGTCCCGCAGCGGCACCCTGACCTACGAGGCGGTCAAGCAGTTGACCGACATGGGCTTGGGTCAATCCACCTGCGTCGGCATCGGCGGCGACCCGATCATCGGCATGAAGTTCATCGACGTGCTGGAGCAGTTCAACAACGATCCCAATACCGAGGCGGTCTTCATGATCGGCGAGATCGGCGGCGGGGCCGAGGAAGAGGCGGCCTACTGGATCAGGGAGAACATGAAGAAACCGGTGGCGGCCTTCATCGCCGGGATCACGGCCCCCCCGGGCAAGCGCATGGGCCATGCCGGGGCCATCATCACCGGCGGCAAGGGCAAGGCCGAGGACAAGATCCGTACCCTGAACGAGTGTGGGGTGGTGGTGGCCGAAAGCCCGACCAAGATGGGGCATGCCATGAAGGAGGCGCTGAAGGCCGTGGCTAAACCCGCCCCGAAACCGGCGGCGAAAAAAGCGAAGAAGTAG
- a CDS encoding type II toxin-antitoxin system HicB family antitoxin produces the protein MSIKQIEPVTPPAPFEAYGHIVSPLSSEDGGGYMITFPDLPGCISDGETLEEVLANGRDAFDSWMAAQVDMGRQIPAPTHYDEEGKPVKFVQRLPRSLHASLQARAKAEGVSINTLVLALIAEGLGRRAAAAQNSPAKRAA, from the coding sequence ATGAGCATAAAACAAATCGAGCCTGTTACCCCACCAGCTCCTTTCGAGGCATACGGCCATATCGTATCGCCCCTTTCCTCCGAGGATGGAGGCGGGTACATGATCACGTTTCCTGATCTCCCCGGCTGCATATCGGACGGCGAGACGCTGGAAGAGGTCCTTGCCAACGGCCGCGATGCTTTCGATAGCTGGATGGCGGCCCAGGTGGACATGGGGAGGCAGATACCGGCCCCAACCCATTACGACGAGGAAGGCAAGCCGGTGAAGTTCGTCCAGAGGCTTCCCCGCTCGCTCCATGCTTCGTTGCAGGCACGGGCGAAAGCGGAAGGTGTCAGCATCAATACCCTCGTGCTCGCGCTCATTGCAGAAGGGCTCGGCAGGCGCGCAGCTGCGGCGCAAAACTCCCCGGCCAAGCGAGCGGCGTGA
- a CDS encoding TonB-dependent receptor produces the protein MRTTITATIMVWAVAACLAQAEESIQQQQVLDDAVVTATRPAAGPVNAATLKPAEIAAKRPAVSDTTQLLGDVPGVSIYSAGGVSGLPVIHGLPDDRIRIKVDGMDLVSACANHMNSPLSYISPANVGSLTVFPGISPVSLGGDSIGGAIIVTSREPRFAGNGEHLLTTGELGAFYRSNGDAFGANLSATVASENTSIGYNGSVAQSGNYKAASDFKPGVLATGTVDGDHWIAGDEVGSSSYRAENHQLGVALRHDNHLLGLNFGYQHIPYQGFPNQRMDMTLNESFQGNLKYTGNFLWGTLEARFYDEHTRHSMNFADDKQYYYGSAATFIAPGMPMETEGNNLGTVLKADIMLSERDLLRVGTEYQRYRLNDWWPPSPSVLPAGYTTGGMAPNTFKNINDGQRDRLALFAEWEAQWNPEWLTLFGVRGEWVEMNTGPVQGYNDGSAYNGAPLYPVTTFNALDHHRSDYNGDLTALVRYTPNALWSFETGYAIKSRSPNLYERYAWSSNRMAMEMVNFAGDGNYYIGNLDLKPEVAHTISATADWHDAARERWGLKITPYYTYVQDYIDARRCPTGVCGTSAAVQSSLTATSGFVYLQFVNQSAQLYGVDVSGAVPVVSTDDYGKVTATGVFSYVRGTNETTGDNLYNIMPPNAKLALIHKIWGWTTTAEGEFVADKTEVSQVRDELKTGGYSLFNLRSSYEWKYARLDVGITNLFDRFYNLPLGGVYTGQGATMSGTAIPANIPVPGMGRSFYAGLTAKF, from the coding sequence ATGCGCACAACGATCACAGCGACCATCATGGTCTGGGCCGTGGCGGCCTGCCTGGCCCAGGCCGAAGAGTCGATACAGCAACAACAGGTACTTGACGATGCGGTGGTAACGGCAACCAGGCCCGCCGCCGGACCGGTCAATGCCGCAACCCTTAAACCCGCGGAGATCGCCGCCAAGCGCCCCGCGGTGAGCGACACCACCCAACTGTTAGGCGATGTGCCGGGTGTCAGTATCTACAGCGCCGGCGGCGTTTCCGGCCTGCCGGTCATTCACGGGCTGCCCGACGACCGTATCCGCATCAAGGTTGACGGCATGGACCTCGTCTCGGCCTGCGCCAACCACATGAACTCACCGCTTTCGTACATCAGCCCGGCCAATGTGGGGAGCTTGACGGTATTCCCCGGCATAAGCCCGGTCAGCCTCGGCGGAGACAGCATCGGCGGCGCGATCATCGTCACGTCGAGGGAACCGCGCTTCGCCGGTAACGGCGAACATCTGCTGACCACCGGCGAACTGGGGGCGTTCTACCGTTCCAACGGCGATGCGTTCGGCGCCAACCTGTCCGCAACGGTTGCCAGTGAAAATACGAGTATCGGCTACAACGGCTCCGTCGCCCAATCGGGCAACTATAAGGCGGCAAGCGACTTCAAGCCGGGGGTTCTGGCCACCGGGACCGTTGACGGCGACCATTGGATCGCCGGCGACGAAGTCGGTTCGTCCAGCTACCGGGCCGAAAACCATCAACTGGGTGTCGCACTGCGCCATGACAACCACCTGCTGGGCCTGAACTTCGGCTATCAGCACATCCCCTACCAGGGCTTCCCCAACCAGCGCATGGACATGACGCTCAACGAAAGTTTTCAGGGCAATCTCAAATATACCGGGAACTTTCTCTGGGGAACCCTGGAAGCCCGTTTTTACGACGAGCACACGCGGCACAGCATGAATTTCGCCGACGACAAGCAATATTATTACGGCAGCGCCGCCACATTCATAGCACCCGGCATGCCCATGGAGACCGAGGGCAACAACCTGGGAACCGTCCTCAAAGCGGACATCATGCTTTCGGAACGGGACCTTCTCCGCGTGGGAACGGAATACCAACGCTATCGCCTGAACGACTGGTGGCCGCCCTCGCCGTCGGTCTTGCCCGCGGGATACACCACGGGTGGCATGGCCCCCAACACGTTCAAGAATATCAACGACGGCCAGCGGGACCGCCTGGCCCTCTTCGCCGAATGGGAGGCGCAATGGAATCCGGAATGGCTGACCCTTTTCGGCGTGCGCGGCGAGTGGGTGGAAATGAATACCGGCCCGGTGCAGGGATACAATGACGGCTCCGCATACAACGGCGCGCCGTTGTACCCGGTCACCACCTTCAACGCCCTCGATCACCACCGTTCCGATTACAACGGGGATCTGACCGCCCTGGTCCGCTATACCCCGAATGCCCTGTGGTCGTTCGAAACCGGGTACGCCATAAAGAGCCGGTCGCCCAACCTCTATGAGCGTTACGCCTGGTCGTCGAACCGCATGGCCATGGAGATGGTCAACTTTGCCGGCGACGGCAACTATTACATCGGCAATCTCGACCTGAAACCGGAGGTGGCGCATACCATAAGCGCAACCGCCGACTGGCACGACGCCGCGAGAGAGCGGTGGGGGCTCAAGATCACCCCCTACTACACGTATGTCCAGGATTACATCGACGCCCGCCGCTGCCCGACCGGCGTATGCGGCACCAGCGCCGCCGTGCAGAGCAGCCTGACCGCCACCAGCGGTTTCGTCTATCTCCAGTTTGTCAACCAGTCGGCCCAGCTTTACGGGGTCGACGTCTCCGGGGCCGTGCCGGTGGTCTCAACCGATGATTACGGCAAGGTTACCGCGACCGGCGTGTTCAGTTACGTCCGGGGCACCAACGAGACAACCGGCGACAACCTGTACAACATCATGCCGCCAAACGCGAAACTGGCCCTCATTCACAAGATCTGGGGCTGGACCACCACCGCGGAAGGCGAATTCGTCGCGGACAAGACCGAGGTGTCCCAGGTGCGGGACGAACTGAAAACCGGAGGCTACAGCCTGTTCAACCTCCGCAGCAGCTACGAATGGAAATATGCGCGGCTCGACGTGGGCATAACCAACCTCTTCGACAGGTTCTACAACCTGCCGTTGGGAGGGGTCTATACCGGTCAGGGCGCAACCATGTCGGGAACCGCAATCCCGGCAAACATTCCGGTCCCCGGTATGGGGCGCTCGTTCTATGCCGGATTGACCGCCAAATTCTGA
- a CDS encoding energy transducer TonB, with the protein MSRPFKELIISLAAHVGLVAFLVSFSAHSAKPTTPVVIDLTLNNYRAPERPAVKSRARQVVPPLQAAPPPASPARPVRVRPEPQVQPAPVVSRQAAPAPAAPVTAQAVVEAPHQVVTVLEPSATPAMHGAGSEDGRITAEKAQQRYVKEQYTYIHDLIVRRLVYPQAALRMGWSGRVVLSFVVAENGSVRSLQVKVSSGYPVLDARAVDTVRQCVPFPRPPVAAEIIMPVLFKLQ; encoded by the coding sequence ATGAGTAGGCCGTTTAAGGAATTGATCATTTCGCTCGCAGCCCATGTGGGGCTCGTGGCGTTTTTGGTAAGTTTCAGCGCGCACAGCGCGAAGCCTACCACCCCGGTAGTTATTGATCTCACGCTCAATAACTACCGGGCCCCCGAGCGGCCCGCGGTGAAAAGCCGGGCACGGCAGGTCGTCCCACCCCTGCAGGCCGCTCCACCACCGGCATCTCCGGCACGGCCGGTTCGCGTCAGGCCGGAGCCGCAGGTGCAACCGGCGCCGGTTGTCAGCCGCCAGGCGGCTCCGGCGCCCGCCGCCCCCGTAACGGCGCAGGCGGTGGTCGAAGCGCCGCATCAGGTCGTTACCGTCCTGGAACCCTCGGCTACCCCCGCCATGCACGGCGCCGGAAGCGAGGATGGCCGGATCACCGCGGAGAAGGCGCAACAGCGCTATGTGAAGGAGCAGTATACCTATATCCACGACCTGATCGTCAGGAGGCTTGTCTACCCGCAGGCCGCCCTGCGCATGGGGTGGAGCGGCAGGGTGGTGCTGTCGTTCGTCGTTGCCGAAAACGGCAGTGTCCGCTCCCTGCAGGTCAAGGTGAGCAGCGGCTATCCGGTTCTGGATGCCCGCGCCGTGGACACGGTCCGGCAGTGCGTTCCCTTTCCCCGCCCGCCGGTGGCCGCCGAGATAATAATGCCCGTGCTCTTCAAGTTGCAGTAA
- a CDS encoding molybdenum cofactor biosynthesis protein MoaE produces the protein MITAFCTTEAFDHLELYRTFLERETDTTGTVVLHHGRVKRPGKQVPDFSTVELKPLVPDSDDRLAALARQAEEQFQLNQALVVHRLGTIGAGDSVLLAIVSGKTRDRCFAACSWIVDEIKREEFIELIERP, from the coding sequence GTGATTACCGCGTTTTGTACGACCGAGGCGTTTGACCACCTGGAGCTTTACCGCACTTTTCTTGAGCGGGAGACCGATACCACCGGCACCGTGGTACTGCACCACGGCCGGGTGAAACGTCCGGGAAAGCAGGTGCCGGACTTTTCCACCGTCGAGTTGAAACCGCTTGTTCCGGACAGTGACGACCGTTTGGCCGCCCTTGCCCGCCAGGCGGAGGAGCAATTTCAGCTCAACCAGGCTCTTGTGGTGCACCGGCTCGGAACAATCGGCGCCGGTGATTCGGTGCTGCTGGCGATTGTTTCCGGCAAAACCCGTGATCGCTGCTTTGCCGCCTGCTCCTGGATCGTGGACGAAATCAAGCGGGAAGAGTTCATCGAATTGATAGAGCGCCCCTGA